From Paenibacillus graminis, a single genomic window includes:
- a CDS encoding MurR/RpiR family transcriptional regulator, with translation MSPILYALEHEKSKLSQMERKLAERILASPGEIVHMGITELAEQCGISPATITRFCKVLHFKGFPDFKVKLAAEIAHNDGSPEGSGSSYQDVVAGNPLSVIVEAMQANHLASIRDTTSLLDFDRLQSAIDVLCRARRVDMYGMATSSIVAQDFYQKLIRIGVNCTAFADSHMQITSASSLQEGDVAFAVSYSGETPETIDALSCAAASGAATISLTSYGSSSLATLADIPLFSSSLEQGMRRGDMASRIAQLHIIDILFTGMVSTRFGDFIPKLEQSYLNVQHYRHKRGGQS, from the coding sequence ATGTCTCCTATTCTGTATGCTTTGGAGCATGAGAAATCCAAGCTGTCACAGATGGAGCGTAAGCTGGCGGAACGGATTCTGGCCTCTCCCGGAGAAATAGTCCATATGGGCATCACAGAGCTGGCAGAACAATGCGGTATCAGCCCTGCTACGATTACAAGGTTCTGCAAGGTTCTGCATTTCAAAGGATTCCCGGATTTCAAGGTCAAGCTGGCGGCGGAGATTGCCCACAACGATGGCTCTCCGGAAGGCAGCGGGTCCTCTTATCAGGATGTTGTCGCGGGCAATCCGCTTTCGGTGATTGTGGAAGCGATGCAGGCCAATCATCTGGCTTCCATCCGTGATACCACTTCCCTCCTTGACTTTGATCGGCTGCAGAGCGCTATAGATGTATTATGCCGGGCGCGGCGGGTGGATATGTACGGGATGGCTACCTCTTCGATCGTGGCCCAGGATTTCTATCAGAAGCTGATCCGCATTGGCGTGAACTGTACCGCTTTTGCTGATTCGCATATGCAGATTACGTCCGCTTCTTCGCTTCAGGAAGGTGATGTGGCGTTCGCAGTCTCCTATTCCGGGGAAACCCCGGAAACGATTGATGCCTTAAGCTGTGCCGCCGCGAGCGGGGCGGCTACGATCTCGCTTACCTCTTACGGCAGCAGTTCACTGGCTACTCTTGCCGACATCCCGTTGTTCTCTTCCTCACTTGAGCAAGGGATGCGGCGGGGCGACATGGCTTCACGGATCGCCCAGCTGCATATCATTGATATTTTGTTCACCGGAATGGTCAGCACACGGTTTGGAGATTTCATTCCCAAGCTGGAGCAGTCTTATTTGAATGTCCAACATTACCGTCACAAACGGGGAGGCCAATCTTAA
- the efeB gene encoding iron uptake transporter deferrochelatase/peroxidase subunit — protein sequence MKSKNSKDAQGAPLFDKKLSRREMLRLTGASGLGLLLGGGSVGGILAAREATGQAAPAPLVSNAEVIPFYGSRQAGILTPAQNFLCFAAFDLTTTKLADVQKLFQSWTEAAAALTSGSLIGSVNDNPNLPPTDTGEADGLTPSKCTLTFGVGPAMFDGRFGLAAKRPSTLADLPPFAGDSLEPQWCGGDLCVQACADDMQVAFHAIRNLARIARGTAVLRWTQEGFQRTGNADPKGGTPRNLLGFKDGTGNPDVTNDSEMREVVWCGSESPAWMQGGTYMAVRRVRLRIEVWDRSTLSDQEATFGRHRQTGAPIGATDEFAKLNLDAADPEGKPVIPPDSHSALAHGDGTVKMLRRSYSFSSGMDLTTGQLDAGLLFISFQKDLVKQFVSIQKRLSKSDRLNEYMVHTGSAVFACFPGVREGGYIGETLLG from the coding sequence ATGAAATCTAAGAATAGCAAGGATGCCCAAGGGGCACCCCTCTTCGATAAAAAACTAAGCCGCCGCGAGATGCTGCGGCTTACCGGCGCCTCCGGGCTCGGACTGCTGCTGGGCGGCGGCAGCGTTGGCGGCATCTTGGCGGCACGTGAAGCTACCGGTCAGGCAGCACCCGCTCCGCTAGTCTCCAATGCAGAGGTCATCCCGTTCTACGGGAGCCGTCAGGCCGGAATTCTGACTCCTGCGCAGAACTTCCTGTGCTTTGCTGCGTTTGATCTGACGACCACCAAGCTGGCTGATGTCCAGAAGCTGTTCCAGTCCTGGACTGAAGCAGCTGCTGCCCTCACCTCCGGGAGCCTGATCGGCAGCGTCAATGACAACCCTAATCTGCCTCCTACCGATACCGGTGAGGCCGATGGGCTTACACCGTCCAAATGTACGCTTACTTTTGGGGTAGGACCTGCTATGTTCGACGGACGTTTCGGACTCGCGGCCAAACGCCCCTCCACGCTCGCCGATCTCCCTCCATTTGCGGGGGACAGCCTGGAACCGCAATGGTGCGGCGGTGATTTGTGCGTCCAGGCCTGCGCTGACGATATGCAGGTGGCATTCCACGCCATACGGAATCTCGCCCGCATTGCCAGAGGGACAGCGGTATTGCGCTGGACACAGGAAGGCTTTCAGCGCACAGGCAATGCCGACCCCAAAGGCGGCACTCCGCGCAATCTGCTTGGCTTCAAGGATGGTACAGGCAACCCTGATGTGACTAACGATTCCGAAATGCGCGAGGTGGTCTGGTGCGGCAGCGAAAGCCCCGCCTGGATGCAGGGCGGTACCTATATGGCTGTACGCCGTGTGCGCCTGCGCATTGAGGTGTGGGACCGTTCCACGTTAAGTGATCAGGAGGCTACCTTCGGCCGCCATCGCCAAACCGGCGCACCCATCGGAGCCACGGACGAATTTGCCAAGCTGAACCTCGATGCGGCGGACCCTGAAGGCAAACCCGTCATCCCGCCGGATTCCCACTCGGCACTTGCCCACGGAGACGGCACGGTCAAAATGCTGCGCCGCTCCTACTCCTTTTCCAGCGGAATGGATCTTACCACCGGGCAGTTAGATGCGGGTCTGCTGTTCATCAGCTTCCAGAAGGATTTGGTGAAGCAGTTCGTGAGCATCCAGAAGCGCCTCTCCAAAAGCGACCGGCTGAACGAATATATGGTGCATACCGGGAGTGCGGTTTTTGCCTGCTTCCCGGGTGTGCGCGAAGGCGGCTATATCGGGGAAACTCTGCTCGGCTGA
- the nagB gene encoding glucosamine-6-phosphate deaminase, producing MNILKFKSDEDFAETGANLIVSLLQSNPKAVLGLATGSSPVGVYAKLVEMHAKGIVSFAKASSYNLDEYVGLPVDHPQSYRSFMNEHLFNHIDIDPAKTHVPNGNAADLEAECLAYDKLLEEGGPVDLQILGIGSNGHIGFNEPDASLTSGTHVVDLLPETLEANARFFDSREDVPRQAVTMGIGGILKARQIVLLVRGEEKAEAVKHALEGPITTQCPASLLQSHPNVVVLLDEGAAKWLK from the coding sequence ATGAATATTTTGAAATTTAAAAGTGATGAAGACTTCGCGGAAACCGGAGCCAATCTGATTGTCAGCCTGCTGCAGAGCAATCCCAAGGCTGTGCTGGGCCTTGCTACCGGAAGCTCGCCGGTTGGCGTCTATGCCAAGCTGGTGGAAATGCATGCCAAAGGCATCGTCAGCTTCGCCAAGGCGTCGTCCTACAATCTGGATGAATACGTTGGATTGCCTGTTGATCATCCGCAGAGCTACCGCAGCTTCATGAATGAGCATCTGTTCAATCACATTGATATTGACCCGGCCAAAACACATGTTCCGAATGGCAACGCGGCTGATCTTGAAGCGGAATGTCTTGCCTACGACAAGCTGCTGGAAGAAGGCGGTCCGGTGGATCTGCAAATTCTGGGAATCGGCAGCAATGGCCATATTGGCTTCAATGAGCCGGATGCCAGCCTTACCAGCGGCACGCATGTCGTTGACCTGCTGCCGGAGACACTGGAAGCCAATGCCCGCTTCTTCGACAGCCGGGAAGATGTTCCCCGGCAGGCGGTTACCATGGGGATTGGCGGTATTCTTAAGGCGCGGCAAATTGTTCTGCTGGTGCGCGGCGAAGAGAAAGCGGAGGCGGTAAAACATGCGCTTGAGGGGCCGATTACGACACAATGTCCGGCTTCCCTGCTACAGAGCCATCCCAATGTCGTTGTACTGCTCGATGAAGGGGCGGCAAAATGGCTGAAATAA
- a CDS encoding LacI family DNA-binding transcriptional regulator, translating to MANIKEIARIAGVSVTTVSRVLNNHPYVSKDKRTAVLETIEQLNYTRNMNAVHLITGRTGAVAVILPFINSFYFSVVMDGLAQAALAAQYRLILCQTNYVPEEELKVLDMLRNKEIDGVIIVSTALKPEVIEPYTIYGPVVTCQNSGERRFSSVYIEQYAAFRHGLEYLYGKGHRRIGYCEGRQNGSSASIRQNAFRDFLAEKGLLFDPEWMIFDCIREEDGAAVARRLLGKTDRSSRPEAMIISGDHVAAGLIIEARKHGLNIPEDLAVMGFDNQPIGRLLGITTIDNQLYQMGEAAFGIIHEHINGSSLPVTRKLEYRIIERSTV from the coding sequence ATGGCCAACATCAAAGAAATCGCCCGCATTGCCGGGGTTTCCGTAACCACTGTATCCCGTGTGCTGAACAATCATCCTTATGTAAGCAAGGACAAAAGAACCGCTGTACTGGAAACCATAGAACAGTTGAACTATACACGCAATATGAACGCTGTCCATCTGATCACTGGCCGTACCGGGGCGGTAGCGGTGATTTTGCCGTTCATCAATTCTTTTTATTTCTCAGTGGTGATGGACGGGCTGGCTCAGGCAGCGCTGGCTGCACAGTACCGGCTGATTTTGTGCCAGACCAACTACGTCCCTGAAGAAGAGCTAAAGGTTCTGGACATGCTGCGCAACAAGGAAATTGACGGGGTAATCATTGTGTCCACTGCGCTGAAGCCGGAAGTCATCGAACCCTATACAATTTACGGACCGGTTGTAACCTGCCAGAATAGCGGGGAGCGCCGCTTCTCTTCTGTATATATAGAGCAATATGCTGCTTTTCGCCATGGTCTGGAGTATCTCTACGGCAAGGGACACCGCCGGATTGGTTATTGCGAGGGCCGTCAGAACGGCAGCAGCGCCTCCATCCGCCAGAACGCTTTCCGGGACTTTCTTGCTGAAAAAGGCCTGCTCTTTGATCCGGAATGGATGATCTTTGACTGTATACGTGAAGAGGATGGTGCGGCAGTAGCCCGGCGGCTGCTCGGTAAAACGGATAGGTCAAGCCGCCCGGAGGCGATGATTATTTCAGGAGATCATGTGGCCGCAGGCTTGATTATCGAAGCCCGCAAACACGGCCTGAATATCCCGGAGGACCTCGCGGTGATGGGCTTCGACAACCAGCCGATCGGACGGCTGCTCGGGATCACGACGATCGACAATCAGCTCTATCAGATGGGCGAAGCCGCCTTCGGGATTATTCATGAGCACATTAACGGCAGCAGCCTTCCGGTGACACGCAAGCTGGAGTACCGGATTATCGAGCGGTCCACGGTATAA
- a CDS encoding YhcN/YlaJ family sporulation lipoprotein: protein MLRSKISMSVSAALLLGMVSITGCGTNNTASDNNVHSNSVRGNQNGRLGVNSTQGVRNNAFDKMEVSEELASRIAAMPEVRSANVVVAGKSAYVAVVLDEASGGVHAQRNGNTTRINSYNGTGGPAGSGRTLGRTTTGITGMDDTRGSRNGVLGMTGVGGSMTGIPGSLSTGRGTVGGTGMTNPGAFTGNGGNGIMSGTNMTDGRVMKRDIDRGMGTAAGTRTITPYSTNGTNGMNGTNGMNNGMNMLANDTVTRDMKDKIAAEVRKYDKNINNVYVSANPDFVDRANFYAQEFRAGHPLKGFAKEFGTMVERIFPTRSGY from the coding sequence ATGTTGCGATCGAAGATCAGCATGTCGGTTTCGGCTGCGCTCCTATTGGGCATGGTAAGCATTACAGGCTGCGGCACCAATAATACGGCAAGCGATAATAATGTTCATTCCAACAGTGTGCGCGGGAACCAAAACGGACGGCTGGGGGTTAACTCCACACAGGGAGTGCGGAACAATGCCTTCGATAAAATGGAAGTCAGCGAGGAGCTGGCCAGCCGGATTGCAGCTATGCCGGAGGTTCGCTCGGCGAATGTGGTTGTGGCAGGTAAAAGTGCATATGTTGCCGTAGTTTTGGATGAGGCATCAGGCGGGGTTCATGCCCAAAGAAATGGAAATACCACGCGAATTAACAGCTACAACGGAACGGGTGGCCCAGCCGGCAGCGGAAGAACTTTGGGACGTACCACTACAGGAATCACAGGCATGGACGACACGCGGGGTTCTAGAAACGGCGTGCTTGGAATGACAGGCGTAGGCGGTTCGATGACGGGTATTCCGGGAAGCCTGTCCACCGGCAGAGGGACTGTAGGTGGAACCGGCATGACCAATCCGGGGGCTTTTACAGGGAATGGAGGCAACGGAATCATGTCGGGAACCAACATGACTGACGGCCGGGTCATGAAGCGGGATATCGATAGAGGTATGGGAACGGCGGCAGGAACACGCACAATCACCCCGTACAGCACGAATGGTACGAATGGAATGAACGGCACTAATGGTATGAATAACGGCATGAATATGCTTGCCAATGATACCGTCACCCGGGACATGAAGGACAAAATTGCCGCCGAGGTCAGAAAGTACGATAAAAACATTAATAATGTCTATGTATCCGCCAATCCGGATTTCGTGGACCGGGCTAACTTTTACGCCCAGGAATTCCGTGCAGGCCATCCGTTAAAAGGCTTTGCGAAAGAATTTGGCACAATGGTGGAACGTATCTTCCCGACCCGCAGCGGATATTGA
- the nagA gene encoding N-acetylglucosamine-6-phosphate deacetylase, with protein MAEITITTGQLLFGKVLTPAGIIQEGVVAVSEEAIHYAGEAAWLPEAYAGWPAGSDKTGGSLLIPGFVDVHVHGGDGCDFMYADAEALKKITRYHASQGTTTMLATTMTAGKKDIDRVLSEVHNFRCAPMPFAQLAGVHLEGPFISPKWSGAQNPEHIVPANIEWLEQWEALYPGLIRQVTIAPEGEGALKAITWLRKHGVTAALGHTNASFEEVIAAADAGLNQAVHMFNAMTPLHHRKPGAAGAILFDARIRAEIIADGIHVHPAAIAVLSRLKKEGNLLLITDAMSATGLSDGEYTIGDLPVLVRDGVARLKENPEALAGSTLTMIRGFRYLVQEVGLTLEEASRAASLTPAEALGLERSIGTLEAGKRGDILLLDNELNLHGVWIKGHKMADPQLP; from the coding sequence ATGGCTGAAATAACAATCACTACAGGTCAACTGCTGTTTGGAAAAGTGCTGACACCGGCAGGGATCATCCAGGAGGGCGTGGTTGCTGTATCGGAGGAGGCCATTCATTATGCCGGGGAAGCCGCTTGGCTGCCGGAAGCTTATGCCGGATGGCCCGCCGGCAGCGACAAAACCGGCGGCAGCCTGTTGATTCCAGGATTTGTTGATGTGCATGTGCATGGCGGAGACGGCTGTGATTTCATGTACGCAGATGCAGAGGCTCTGAAGAAGATCACCCGGTATCATGCTTCACAGGGTACAACCACCATGCTGGCCACCACCATGACAGCGGGCAAAAAGGATATTGACCGGGTGCTTTCAGAGGTTCACAACTTCCGCTGCGCCCCAATGCCCTTTGCCCAGCTGGCAGGCGTTCATCTGGAAGGCCCGTTCATCAGCCCCAAGTGGTCAGGAGCGCAGAACCCCGAGCATATTGTTCCCGCCAATATTGAATGGCTGGAGCAGTGGGAAGCTTTGTATCCGGGATTAATCCGGCAGGTAACCATCGCTCCGGAAGGGGAAGGGGCGCTTAAGGCCATTACCTGGCTCCGGAAGCATGGAGTCACCGCAGCGCTTGGACATACGAACGCTTCCTTTGAAGAGGTTATCGCCGCCGCCGATGCCGGACTGAATCAGGCTGTGCATATGTTCAATGCGATGACCCCGCTCCATCACCGCAAGCCCGGAGCGGCGGGCGCCATTCTGTTCGATGCGCGCATCCGCGCAGAGATTATTGCCGACGGGATTCATGTGCATCCGGCAGCCATCGCTGTGCTCTCCCGGCTCAAGAAAGAAGGCAATCTGCTGCTGATTACAGATGCCATGTCGGCGACCGGCCTCAGTGACGGCGAATATACCATCGGGGATCTTCCTGTTCTGGTCCGTGACGGAGTCGCCAGACTCAAGGAGAATCCGGAAGCCCTCGCGGGCAGTACGCTGACCATGATCCGGGGGTTCCGCTACCTGGTACAGGAGGTCGGCCTGACTCTGGAGGAAGCCTCCAGAGCCGCCAGCCTGACCCCCGCTGAGGCCCTCGGCCTGGAGCGGTCCATCGGAACATTGGAAGCCGGAAAACGCGGCGATATCCTGCTGCTGGACAATGAGCTGAACCTGCATGGAGTCTGGATTAAGGGACATAAAATGGCTGATCCTCAACTGCCCTGA
- a CDS encoding FTR1 family iron permease, with protein sequence MRRRTDKPGKIGLIQAAVLLGCLFLLLLGQPAAAAPAAEPPLDELLPPVGSALVEAGQSRWDAAAADLDTFAALWRSANAETPDPALAGPAAAVDAALKEAADALEAGGGTPASKALSTLARSVDAYVSAASGTGGADAGAAGREAAAKLLPAAERVREAARSGDFAAAAEAYRAVVNGWTPAERGIRADNPAVYGLLETKMSLMRISLQAEPLREEAALKEAEALYTLLADYSEGKAVDTGGTSAEPASIEGLIGYLKQASAAATAGDSAGAAGIMEQFIAAWPSAEGKVQIASPKVYANIENESAAVTGDLLSNPPKLEQALAVMDNMLSELAPLAGETSYTAWDAALILLREGLEAILVLAALLSYLKRDGTPRTQRWIWSGAATGLLVSILLAVILSLTISKAASGGARELIEGITGLVAVIMMLTIGRWLHGKSNTAAWNNYVGVQVDGALAKGNLWSLFLVAALAILREGAETAIFYVGMAPSITVTQLLLGIGGALAALIILGYAIIALSAKLPIAAFFRIATVLIYYLVFRFLGESIHSLQVAGRVPAHAEDGLPSIGWLGVYPTWETLVPQLIILAFILWELLRSRTAAGKSRTVE encoded by the coding sequence GTGAGACGGCGCACGGATAAGCCGGGGAAGATCGGGTTAATACAGGCAGCCGTGTTGCTAGGCTGCCTGTTCCTGCTGCTGCTCGGCCAGCCGGCAGCGGCAGCCCCGGCGGCGGAACCGCCGCTGGACGAGCTGCTGCCGCCGGTCGGCAGCGCGCTCGTCGAAGCCGGCCAGAGCCGCTGGGACGCGGCCGCCGCCGATCTCGACACGTTCGCCGCGCTGTGGCGCAGCGCGAACGCAGAGACGCCGGACCCGGCACTTGCCGGTCCGGCTGCCGCCGTGGACGCCGCACTCAAGGAAGCGGCGGACGCCCTTGAGGCAGGCGGCGGCACGCCCGCCTCAAAGGCACTGTCCACGCTAGCCAGAAGCGTGGATGCCTATGTGAGCGCCGCCTCCGGCACGGGCGGCGCGGATGCGGGCGCCGCCGGCCGCGAGGCGGCGGCGAAGCTGCTGCCCGCTGCCGAGCGCGTGCGCGAGGCGGCGCGCAGCGGGGACTTTGCGGCGGCCGCAGAAGCGTACCGCGCAGTAGTCAACGGCTGGACGCCGGCGGAGCGCGGCATCCGGGCTGATAATCCAGCGGTCTACGGCCTGCTGGAGACGAAAATGAGCCTGATGCGCATCTCGCTGCAGGCCGAGCCGCTGCGCGAAGAAGCAGCGCTCAAGGAAGCGGAGGCGCTCTACACTCTGCTGGCTGACTATAGTGAAGGCAAAGCCGTTGACACCGGCGGAACCTCCGCAGAACCGGCATCCATTGAAGGACTGATCGGCTACCTGAAACAGGCTTCTGCTGCAGCAACCGCCGGCGACAGTGCCGGAGCAGCAGGCATTATGGAGCAGTTCATCGCGGCCTGGCCTTCAGCCGAAGGTAAAGTGCAGATCGCTTCGCCCAAAGTCTATGCCAATATTGAAAATGAGAGTGCAGCGGTCACCGGAGATCTGCTCTCCAATCCGCCCAAGCTGGAGCAGGCGCTGGCGGTTATGGACAACATGCTCTCGGAGCTGGCACCGCTGGCGGGAGAAACAAGCTATACCGCCTGGGATGCGGCATTGATTCTGCTCCGTGAGGGGCTGGAGGCTATTCTTGTGCTCGCCGCCCTCCTCTCCTATCTCAAACGGGACGGTACGCCCAGAACGCAGCGCTGGATCTGGTCCGGTGCCGCAACGGGACTTTTGGTAAGCATCCTGCTGGCGGTGATCTTAAGTCTAACCATCTCTAAAGCGGCTTCCGGGGGTGCACGCGAGCTGATCGAAGGCATTACCGGGCTGGTTGCAGTGATAATGATGCTAACGATCGGACGCTGGCTGCATGGCAAATCCAATACCGCTGCCTGGAACAATTATGTAGGAGTACAGGTTGACGGGGCACTCGCCAAAGGCAATCTATGGTCCTTGTTTCTGGTAGCAGCCCTGGCAATTTTGCGTGAAGGTGCGGAAACGGCCATTTTCTATGTAGGAATGGCTCCCTCCATTACCGTCACGCAGCTGCTGCTTGGTATTGGAGGCGCTCTGGCGGCGCTGATCATTCTCGGATATGCCATCATCGCCTTGAGCGCCAAATTGCCGATTGCCGCTTTCTTCCGCATAGCCACAGTGCTCATCTACTATCTGGTGTTCCGCTTCCTCGGTGAGAGCATACACTCTCTCCAGGTAGCAGGCAGAGTTCCGGCACATGCGGAGGACGGCTTGCCTTCCATCGGCTGGCTCGGTGTATATCCAACCTGGGAAACACTGGTGCCTCAGCTCATCATACTGGCCTTCATTCTCTGGGAGCTTCTGCGCAGCAGAACAGCTGCCGGCAAATCACGGACAGTGGAATAG
- a CDS encoding glycosyltransferase family 4 protein, translating into MTLKVLFTFYVPSGGVETLNKLRCESLQRNGIECHVLYLMSGSISQSPASFPVFIAPTDEDIKAVLDTHNYDAIIVTSDYLLLERLRRLGYSRILIYESQGLGTRTDARLLITEAVPFLRSYCNAVLIPPTDHLLELFISICPWLQRYVIPNIVDVQSFRHIPGEAPCDPVIAWVGRLETNKNWSEYLKIAHIIRRSKPGLHLWMFHDPNLATDEQKQLFHEELHALELHDRLNVFTNIPNHVMPVYYSSIAASGGFLLSSSITEGFGYAVAEAVCCTCPVLSTDSDGVRSFIIHNVTGKFYPLGNVEAAVNEGLELMDNLPLRNFIREQGRLHMVSRFGSEKYAQSFREMMNSFAIF; encoded by the coding sequence ATGACCTTGAAGGTTTTGTTTACATTTTATGTGCCCAGCGGCGGAGTCGAGACATTGAACAAGCTGCGGTGCGAAAGTCTGCAGCGCAATGGCATCGAGTGTCATGTGCTGTATTTGATGTCGGGGTCAATCAGTCAGAGCCCGGCAAGCTTTCCTGTATTTATCGCCCCTACGGATGAAGATATCAAAGCGGTGCTGGACACCCATAACTATGATGCCATTATTGTAACCTCGGATTATCTGCTGCTGGAGCGCCTGCGCCGTCTGGGATACAGCCGAATCCTGATCTACGAATCCCAAGGCCTGGGAACACGCACGGATGCGAGGCTTCTGATCACGGAGGCAGTACCCTTTTTACGTTCATACTGTAATGCTGTATTGATACCGCCCACAGATCACCTGCTGGAGCTGTTCATTTCGATCTGCCCGTGGCTGCAGCGGTATGTCATTCCCAATATTGTGGATGTCCAGTCCTTCCGTCATATTCCCGGTGAAGCACCGTGTGATCCGGTTATCGCCTGGGTGGGGCGCCTGGAGACGAATAAGAATTGGAGCGAATACCTGAAAATTGCCCATATCATCCGCCGCAGCAAGCCAGGTCTGCATCTATGGATGTTTCATGATCCGAATCTTGCCACTGACGAACAGAAGCAGCTGTTTCATGAAGAGCTCCATGCCCTCGAATTGCATGACCGGCTGAATGTATTCACCAATATTCCCAATCATGTCATGCCGGTGTATTACTCCTCCATAGCCGCTTCAGGCGGATTCCTGCTATCTTCCTCAATTACCGAGGGCTTTGGGTATGCGGTAGCCGAGGCTGTCTGCTGTACCTGCCCGGTGCTGAGCACGGATTCCGACGGGGTGCGTTCTTTCATCATCCATAATGTGACCGGAAAATTTTATCCGCTGGGCAATGTAGAAGCCGCCGTCAATGAAGGGCTGGAGCTTATGGATAATTTGCCGCTTCGAAACTTCATCCGCGAGCAGGGGCGTCTCCATATGGTCTCCAGATTCGGTTCCGAGAAATACGCCCAATCCTTTCGGGAAATGATGAACTCCTTCGCCATTTTTTAA
- the efeO gene encoding iron uptake system protein EfeO, with protein MKFSYAFPAGLLAASILFAGCGNDNNSNNNGNNSGNESAATAAAATNAPAAAAASAADFTSAIDQYRIYVIEQCDEFVKQTEAFTHAVKTGKLEDAKALYAPARMYYERIEPIAEALGDLDPNIDARENDVDPAEWRGFHKIEQALWQNSTTGGMAGVADQLLKDAQLLRAKVETVDIDESLLVTGAVELLNEVSSSKVTGEEERYSHTDLYDFVANVEGAQKIYELLKPELTKKDPSLAQTIGERFDALLAELAPFKSGDGYVSYETLKEDEVRKLSQNLDALAEPLSNMGTILGV; from the coding sequence GTGAAGTTTAGTTATGCGTTTCCTGCGGGCCTGCTTGCAGCCTCCATTCTGTTCGCCGGCTGCGGCAATGACAATAACAGCAATAATAATGGAAATAATTCAGGAAATGAGTCAGCCGCCACTGCCGCTGCTGCAACGAATGCTCCTGCCGCTGCTGCTGCTTCAGCTGCCGACTTTACCTCTGCCATTGACCAATATCGCATTTATGTTATTGAACAATGCGACGAGTTTGTGAAGCAGACAGAAGCTTTTACCCATGCCGTCAAGACCGGCAAGCTTGAAGATGCCAAAGCTCTATACGCTCCAGCCCGCATGTATTACGAACGGATCGAACCAATCGCTGAGGCGCTTGGAGATCTGGACCCGAATATCGATGCCCGTGAGAATGATGTGGACCCGGCTGAATGGCGCGGCTTCCATAAGATTGAGCAAGCCCTCTGGCAGAACAGCACTACCGGCGGGATGGCCGGGGTTGCCGATCAGCTGCTCAAGGATGCCCAGCTGCTTCGCGCCAAGGTCGAAACCGTGGACATCGACGAAAGCCTGCTTGTTACCGGGGCCGTTGAGCTGTTGAACGAGGTTTCTTCTTCCAAGGTAACGGGTGAGGAAGAGCGTTACTCCCATACGGACCTGTATGATTTTGTGGCTAATGTGGAAGGGGCACAGAAGATTTACGAGCTGCTGAAACCTGAGTTGACTAAAAAAGATCCTTCACTTGCGCAAACGATCGGCGAACGGTTCGATGCGCTGCTGGCCGAGCTGGCTCCTTTTAAATCCGGCGACGGCTACGTTTCCTACGAAACGCTGAAGGAAGATGAAGTGCGTAAATTAAGCCAGAATTTGGATGCTTTAGCGGAGCCCCTGTCCAATATGGGTACTATTTTAGGAGTGTGA